From Paenibacillus physcomitrellae, the proteins below share one genomic window:
- a CDS encoding glycosyltransferase family 2 protein, whose amino-acid sequence MPPIVTVVIPFYNDPYIDHAISSVLAQTYEAIEVIVVDDGSTEYQYKIDPYRSRIVYLGKANGGTASALNHGMTRASGKYVVWLSSDDAFYPDKIANQVAFMESHHLQFSFTDYHTINEYGSIVQPNSQFAFPSEKALVSAMLSYCPINGCTVMMLRNLIEAVGWFNPDLPYTHDYDLWARIAINGVHMGYLNQPLTLYRRHSGMGTVRHIDRITPEFEMMRAYYEPMLRQRLAGMPG is encoded by the coding sequence ATGCCACCGATTGTAACGGTCGTCATTCCTTTTTATAATGATCCGTATATTGACCATGCGATCTCCAGCGTTCTGGCGCAAACTTATGAAGCCATTGAAGTCATTGTCGTGGACGACGGTTCTACGGAATACCAATACAAAATCGACCCTTACCGCTCGAGAATTGTCTATCTGGGCAAAGCCAACGGCGGTACGGCCAGCGCCCTTAACCACGGTATGACCCGCGCAAGCGGCAAATATGTGGTCTGGCTCAGCTCGGATGACGCCTTCTATCCGGATAAAATTGCGAACCAGGTCGCTTTTATGGAAAGTCACCATCTTCAGTTCAGCTTCACCGATTATCACACGATTAATGAATACGGCAGCATTGTGCAGCCTAACAGCCAATTCGCATTCCCGAGTGAAAAAGCGCTCGTTTCGGCCATGCTGAGCTATTGTCCAATCAACGGCTGCACGGTTATGATGCTGCGCAACCTGATTGAAGCGGTCGGCTGGTTTAATCCCGATCTGCCTTATACGCATGACTACGATCTCTGGGCCAGAATTGCGATCAACGGGGTGCACATGGGGTATTTGAATCAGCCGTTAACCCTATACCGCCGTCATTCCGGCATGGGAACCGTACGTCATATAGACCGGATTACACCGGAATTTGAGATGATGAGAGCTTATTATGAGCCGATGCTGCGGCAGCGGCTGGCAGGTATGCCGGGCTGA
- a CDS encoding ketoacyl-ACP synthase III: MNRQDGNFTYTTTARITAIGSYLPERKLTNADLENMVETSDEWIVQRTGIRERRIAAQGEFTSDMCFAAVRSMVEEYRVELKDVDYIIVATTTPDTFFPQMAARVQAEFGIGGSGAVDVQAACAGFVAALQLAGGLIATGMHRKILVIGAEALSKITDYSDRTTCILFGDGAGAVLVEAGSADEPASWLSTIALTDGEEGHHLYRSSLAPNIGEMAVEQNGFIVQNGRAVYRWAISRVPEGIEQFLAQTGIAAQDLDWFVPHNPNMRILEAVSERTGIPLEKTLSTLAYTGNTSAASIPIALHQAVRDGRIRSGQLLMLYGFGGGLSQAGLLLRWAL, translated from the coding sequence ATGAATAGACAAGACGGGAACTTCACATATACAACAACCGCAAGGATTACAGCGATCGGCTCCTATTTGCCGGAGAGGAAGCTGACGAACGCCGATCTGGAGAACATGGTGGAGACGTCGGACGAATGGATTGTCCAGCGTACAGGGATTCGCGAACGGCGGATCGCCGCTCAAGGGGAATTTACAAGCGATATGTGTTTTGCTGCGGTTCGCAGCATGGTGGAGGAGTACCGAGTAGAGCTTAAAGACGTGGATTATATTATTGTAGCAACCACAACGCCGGATACCTTTTTCCCGCAGATGGCGGCGCGTGTGCAGGCCGAATTCGGCATTGGCGGCAGCGGAGCCGTTGACGTGCAGGCGGCCTGCGCGGGTTTCGTAGCGGCGCTTCAGCTCGCCGGCGGACTGATCGCTACGGGGATGCACCGTAAGATACTCGTCATCGGCGCTGAAGCTTTGTCCAAGATCACCGACTATTCAGACCGGACGACCTGCATCCTGTTCGGGGACGGGGCTGGCGCCGTGCTGGTCGAAGCCGGATCGGCGGATGAACCGGCATCCTGGCTAAGCACTATTGCTCTGACAGATGGCGAAGAAGGCCATCATTTGTACCGCTCCAGCCTCGCGCCGAATATCGGCGAGATGGCAGTTGAGCAGAACGGCTTTATCGTGCAAAACGGCCGGGCTGTCTATCGCTGGGCGATCAGCCGGGTGCCGGAGGGCATCGAACAGTTTTTAGCTCAAACCGGCATCGCCGCTCAGGATCTGGATTGGTTTGTGCCACACAATCCGAACATGCGGATTCTGGAAGCGGTCAGCGAACGGACCGGCATCCCGCTGGAGAAGACGCTAAGTACACTTGCTTATACCGGCAATACATCCGCCGCTTCTATCCCGATTGCCCTGCATCAGGCTGTCCGCGACGGACGGATTCGCTCTGGTCAATTGCTGATGCTGTACGGCTTTGGCGGCGGCTTGTCCCAGGCCGGACTGCTGCTGCGCTGGGCCTTGTAG
- a CDS encoding ArsR/SmtB family transcription factor, translating to MDMQIPRFKAEFFKALAHPLRIRILEVLCEGERNVNEIQSIVGLEGSAVSQQLAVLRAKNLVNTVKSGTTVTYSLRDPLIRDLLAVAKQIFNNHLVETISVLEEMQQNP from the coding sequence ATGGATATGCAGATTCCCCGCTTCAAGGCGGAATTTTTTAAAGCTTTGGCTCATCCGCTTCGGATACGGATTCTGGAGGTGTTGTGCGAAGGAGAACGCAACGTCAATGAAATTCAATCGATCGTAGGTCTTGAAGGTTCTGCAGTATCCCAGCAATTAGCGGTACTGCGCGCCAAAAATCTGGTAAACACCGTCAAATCCGGCACCACCGTCACTTATTCGCTCCGCGACCCGCTGATCCGTGATCTGCTGGCCGTGGCGAAGCAAATTTTTAACAACCACCTGGTTGAAACCATTTCGGTATTGGAAGAAATGCAGCAGAACCCATAG